TCAGAGTGTCCAAGAAGGGATAGctatttgccccacccaaacccatctcCGTGGGTACCCGCCTGTTTGAGTCGGATTTTACCCGCATAAATGGGCATGGGGTCGGGTGTGGGATTTAAGGTCCCCCCTCCCTCCCGTAGCTTTCATATTATAAGGGTTTAGACTTTTATGCAAGAATTTGTATCGAATTTTTATACTTTTACCACTTAGTCGACctttctttcatttattataTTCGTGGTTGTTTTTGTATATTCATCACTTTCGCTTCTTTGTTGTGATCAGATacattctctaaaagttaaaatagtGAAGATGAcatagataatgaaatggttacATGGACTAAgacagaatgagaaagaaaaacGTAGAAAAACTACTAAGTCATTTAAAGATTCTTTTGTTTACTTTAAGATGAATTTAAAATGCATTATTCTTatgttattatttattttttaatcttatttaagttttgattataagCAAATTTAGGTATTAACACCAGGTTATGGGTAATCCATGAAAAAACCGTCACATACGGGTATCCTCCATACCTACCCGCCCTAATTCATATGGATAATGAGAAGGGTATGGATAATTTTTTTTACGAACGGGACAGTGACTGGGATTGACATACCCGTCTCATGGCCATCCCTATGTTCAAGGGATAAGTTCGTAACAAAaataaacttcactatttataatgtTAATCCTCGAATTGCCTTTTTTCTTCCTCAAATCGATTCATTTTATTTCGTTTTCTTTTGCTTTCCAAATTACATAAAAGAGAACCGGTGGTTAGACATTCCTTTTAGAATGCCTTTGCATTTATATAATGTTAATTTAATGCACGCAGACCATCCAGGGCTTTATGTGGGACGAAGAGAAGGTGAACAAGGAACTAAAAACATACATGACGAAAGGCTTCCAGTCAGTGAAAGAAATGTGCAAGACCCACAACTGCGACCTCCGCATGGGGGCTTTTACTCTTGGAGTAAATCATGTTGCTCGCGCCACTATTCTCAGAGGATGGGAAGCTTGAGACATGATCTCATGGTCATGGTAAAAAAATTTCTCGCATTGGCAGAAATTACTagttgtattctatttttctattttgcAGGAGAAGTAAAAGTTATATAATGCTTTTATTTTGCTTCTGTTATGAGGATTTTAGCTTTTGTActggaacaaataaaataaatagttAACATTCTCTGGAAGCTGTGTGTGCCTATTTTACATGAGCCTGATACTACACTCCAAACAACTATATATATTCTGCACGTATATAAAGCTTTTATAGAAATTTAGATCCGACTGGGAATATGCTCCTGATGGTTGAGGAAAGAAACCACTAATTCCTTCATCTTCACGGCCTTTTCAGAATCAGGGTTAAGCAGATGGAACACATGATCCTCCCCTTGTGACTCCATAATCTCAACAACACCATTCCATTTACTATTTCTTAATGTTTCATAGTACAACCAGCCTCTGTCCCTGACTAAGTCTTCCTCTGCAACAAAAACTAGTAACCTTCTGCATCCTAAGCTTGAAAGGTTAGTGTCTTTGCAGGGGTTGATAAGTGGATCATCATAACCAGACGATGCTGGATATATAATCGGCCAAAGTCCGTCCGCTAATATCTTCTTACTCATATGTTTCTTCTCGGAACCAATGGGTTTCACATCCCAAAAATAAGGATGAATCAAAACAACGCCAGAAAACTGAAAACCATGCAGCACTTGTTTTTCTTGATGAGTTCGAGCCAGCCGCATAGCCATGTTGTGCGAAATGTTAGCACCCGAGCTATCGCCAGCCATGAATACTCGGTTGTAGTCGACATAGTTGTTCAACCAGTTCTCAGAACCGTGTCCTGTAGAGTGAGAAAGTACCCATTCTATGTCTCCCCAGGAATCATCATAGGCAACAGGAAGATGGTGTTCAGGTACTAGTCTAAAACCTACTGACACGGCAACCACGTTAGCCTCCGCAACTAGAGAACTAACATAGTTATGGTAAGTTGGAGATGAAGGACTCTCAGCACAAAAACCTCGTCCATGGAAGTAAAGGAGAAGTGGAAACCGTTTATTGAGCTGTTCTTGTTGTTGGGTTAATTTAGGGAGATAGATTCTTGAAGGAACACCATTTTCAGGTGTAACTATAACATCTTTTGATGAAACACCTGTTTTTGGGTCTTCCATAGATGGTGGAATAGATTTTCTGACAAAAATCCTCTCTTTTCGACCATCTTTGTAAACCCTTAAAAATGGTTTAAATTCATAAACAATTTCATTCTTCTCcattaaagaaagaaaaaggaggagGAAAACacttttaaagaaaaaagaagttgCATATGAATTTTTGAGAATGCAAGCTCAGCTTAAATAGAGTGACGAGCTAGCTGTACACTCCTTAGAAATGCGTAATATGAACTACGTTGGAATAGATATTGAGAAACTTATCACCATGTGGTCAGGTTTTTCCTTCTTTCATTTCCTGTGTGAACGTAGGGATGAACAATTTGGAGACGATAAAACACTCCCCTTTAATCAGGTTGAACTATTATGTTGGCAGCACATTTCCGGAGTTGAAGTATGTACTGACCTGCACGTCACGAACTTCGCTTCGGCCCAATTTTTCCAAATTGTACTTT
This portion of the Papaver somniferum cultivar HN1 chromosome 11, ASM357369v1, whole genome shotgun sequence genome encodes:
- the LOC113323840 gene encoding probable carboxylesterase 13 encodes the protein MEKNEIVYEFKPFLRVYKDGRKERIFVRKSIPPSMEDPKTGVSSKDVIVTPENGVPSRIYLPKLTQQQEQLNKRFPLLLYFHGRGFCAESPSSPTYHNYVSSLVAEANVVAVSVGFRLVPEHHLPVAYDDSWGDIEWVLSHSTGHGSENWLNNYVDYNRVFMAGDSSGANISHNMAMRLARTHQEKQVLHGFQFSGVVLIHPYFWDVKPIGSEKKHMSKKILADGLWPIIYPASSGYDDPLINPCKDTNLSSLGCRRLLVFVAEEDLVRDRGWLYYETLRNSKWNGVVEIMESQGEDHVFHLLNPDSEKAVKMKELVVSFLNHQEHIPSRI